In Verrucomicrobiota bacterium, one genomic interval encodes:
- a CDS encoding 3-deoxy-7-phosphoheptulonate synthase, which translates to MEFRIDDIRIAGLRPLLPPAILLEDFPLSERAAEKVSQSRKAIADVFHGRDDRLVVVVGPCSIHDVEAALEYAEKLRPVAERLQGELVIAMRVYFEKPRTVVGWKGLINDPFIDNSFQINKGLRMARKLLLDVNEMGLPCTTEFLDTITPQFIADLISWGAIGARTTESQVHRELASGMSMPIGFKNGTAGSVRIAVDAISSASQGHWFNSVTKQGVAAIFETTGNPDCHLILRGGSRTGTNYQASDVSEAIDMLEASGVTPHLMIDCSHANSGKDHGNQPIVAKDIAGQISGGNANIAGVMLESHLVEGKQSYEAGKAVYGQSITDACLSLEHTIPVLEFLAEAIKQRRVLSQ; encoded by the coding sequence ATGGAATTCAGAATAGACGACATTCGTATAGCCGGGTTGCGGCCGCTGTTACCGCCGGCGATCCTTTTAGAAGATTTCCCGCTCTCCGAGAGGGCCGCCGAAAAAGTATCCCAATCGCGGAAAGCCATCGCCGATGTATTCCACGGCAGGGATGACCGTCTGGTGGTGGTGGTGGGCCCGTGTTCCATTCACGATGTCGAGGCCGCTTTGGAATATGCCGAAAAACTGCGTCCGGTGGCGGAACGTTTGCAGGGTGAGCTGGTCATTGCCATGCGTGTTTATTTTGAAAAACCCCGAACGGTGGTGGGTTGGAAAGGGCTGATAAACGATCCTTTTATCGACAACAGTTTTCAGATAAACAAGGGACTGCGAATGGCCCGCAAACTCCTGCTGGATGTGAATGAAATGGGCTTGCCGTGCACCACCGAGTTTCTCGACACCATCACCCCGCAATTTATTGCCGACCTTATCTCCTGGGGCGCCATCGGTGCGCGCACAACCGAGAGCCAGGTTCACCGTGAATTGGCTTCCGGGATGTCCATGCCCATCGGTTTTAAAAACGGAACCGCCGGAAGTGTGCGGATTGCCGTCGATGCGATCAGCTCGGCCAGCCAGGGTCACTGGTTCAACTCGGTCACCAAACAAGGCGTGGCAGCCATATTCGAGACAACGGGCAATCCCGATTGCCACCTCATCCTGCGAGGCGGCTCACGGACGGGGACCAATTACCAGGCCAGCGACGTTTCAGAAGCCATCGACATGCTGGAAGCTTCCGGAGTAACCCCCCATTTGATGATCGATTGCAGCCATGCCAACAGTGGCAAGGACCATGGGAACCAGCCAATTGTCGCCAAGGACATTGCCGGACAAATCTCGGGCGGCAATGCCAACATCGCCGGAGTCATGCTCGAAAGCCACCTGGTGGAAGGAAAGCAGTCCTACGAGGCGGGCAAGGCGGTTTACGGCCAAAGCATCACCGATGCCTGCCTGTCCCTGGAGCATACCATTCCCGTATTGGAGTTTCTAGCTGAAGCTATAAAACAACGGAGAGTTTTGAGCCAGTAG
- a CDS encoding alkaline phosphatase D family protein, whose product MKLTSLVFLLLTASLTWSQNLDMAIKVTHGPLLGRPGSDTMSVWMRTNGPTNVSVTYGTHRHILDQQSAAVETKAENDYTAVVTLTNLEPDTLYYYRTDTGRGGSFRTFPDSKDFRNETHNPEGLFNFQFHATSCINQNPSSGAGPDLPSYDILNDQWTGKVLFGINNGDFIYEEDRDFSVEAWRHQVRIGSEKTPEVLEIAPSIAGVWENYKTYLSRGINLMEWHQNVPNFYTFDDHELLNDIYGTNEIGLVNRRAVFRDPGVKAWHDYVGWANPMEHNADAYFGRGQFKKDSDILYDPKADFTSMNMEDYSTLHVHWGKGLDGTLDMALDIAPPGNPNSAVYGVVEVIDKHRLKITPAAKVSNEGTYSIGRRSYGSFKVANCEYFMLQTRPHRSLHVLSDPWKADATILGQQQLEWLKEGIANSTADFIFLVSSVDFMIPHVGSGGGADKNAYPKDEAWTVFLTEREELIEYCNTKAPKQFFVLTGDLHNSFAIQITDNMWEFAAGPGNSVNHMPIEDEGGRPINGPFKYGPREVDIKWSTYAYSDAPRSERMYPTFCIAQVNNVFNNPVQRGGTRWVAYPKPHIVFKYYDGYTGELIYAQPVHAR is encoded by the coding sequence ATGAAATTAACTTCACTGGTCTTCCTGCTCCTAACGGCATCCTTAACCTGGTCTCAAAACCTCGACATGGCTATCAAGGTAACTCATGGCCCTCTTCTGGGACGTCCTGGATCGGACACGATGAGTGTCTGGATGCGAACCAACGGGCCCACCAACGTTTCGGTTACCTATGGCACTCACCGCCACATTCTGGATCAACAATCTGCCGCGGTTGAAACAAAGGCGGAAAATGATTACACGGCGGTGGTTACACTGACAAATCTGGAGCCAGATACCCTTTATTATTATCGAACCGACACAGGCAGAGGAGGCTCATTCAGAACCTTTCCGGACTCCAAGGATTTCAGAAACGAGACACATAACCCTGAAGGTCTGTTTAATTTTCAATTTCACGCGACCTCTTGCATCAACCAAAATCCAAGTTCAGGCGCTGGTCCAGATCTCCCCTCTTACGATATTTTAAACGATCAGTGGACAGGCAAAGTCCTCTTCGGCATAAACAACGGTGATTTTATTTACGAAGAAGACAGAGACTTCTCGGTGGAGGCCTGGCGGCACCAAGTGCGAATCGGCTCTGAAAAAACTCCCGAAGTGCTCGAGATCGCCCCGTCTATCGCAGGGGTTTGGGAAAACTATAAAACCTACCTTTCCCGTGGTATCAACCTCATGGAATGGCATCAAAACGTGCCAAACTTCTACACCTTCGACGACCACGAATTGCTAAACGACATTTACGGCACCAACGAAATCGGGTTGGTAAATCGTCGCGCAGTTTTCAGGGATCCCGGAGTGAAGGCCTGGCATGATTACGTAGGTTGGGCCAACCCGATGGAGCATAACGCCGACGCCTACTTTGGCCGCGGACAGTTTAAGAAAGACAGCGATATCCTCTACGATCCAAAAGCTGATTTCACCAGCATGAACATGGAGGATTACAGCACGCTGCACGTCCATTGGGGGAAAGGCCTCGACGGTACTCTGGACATGGCGCTTGATATAGCCCCTCCGGGAAATCCCAATTCGGCAGTCTACGGTGTGGTAGAAGTCATCGACAAACATCGCCTCAAGATTACCCCGGCCGCCAAAGTATCAAACGAAGGAACCTATTCGATCGGTCGGAGGAGTTACGGCTCCTTCAAAGTAGCCAACTGCGAGTACTTTATGCTGCAAACCCGGCCCCATCGTTCCTTGCATGTGTTAAGCGATCCCTGGAAGGCCGATGCAACTATTCTAGGACAACAACAATTGGAGTGGCTTAAAGAGGGAATCGCAAATTCGACGGCTGATTTTATTTTCCTGGTTTCGTCGGTCGATTTCATGATCCCCCATGTCGGCAGTGGAGGCGGAGCGGATAAAAACGCCTATCCCAAGGACGAGGCCTGGACGGTTTTCCTGACAGAACGCGAGGAACTTATTGAATACTGTAACACAAAAGCGCCTAAACAATTCTTCGTGCTCACCGGAGATCTTCACAACAGTTTCGCAATCCAGATCACCGATAACATGTGGGAATTCGCGGCCGGTCCCGGTAACTCCGTCAATCATATGCCCATAGAAGACGAAGGCGGAAGACCGATCAACGGACCTTTTAAATACGGCCCCCGCGAAGTGGACATCAAATGGTCAACCTATGCCTACTCCGATGCACCGCGATCGGAACGCATGTATCCCACCTTCTGCATTGCCCAGGTGAACAACGTATTTAATAACCCTGTACAGCGGGGAGGAACACGCTGGGTGGCTTACCCGAAACCACATATTGTGTTCAAATACTACGACGGCTACACGGGGGAGCTGATTTATGCACAACCGGTCCACGCCCGGTGA
- a CDS encoding nucleotidyl transferase AbiEii/AbiGii toxin family protein — MDDLITAAREVQDSLEQAGLPFCFIGGLANLHWGEPRLTQDIDVTVLADLGNEEKVVDELLSLISPRFSDARDFALQSRVLLLQTQSGIPVDLALGAMSFEEAVTSRAKDISFAGYSLRICSAEDLVVLKAFANRPRDWSDIEGILFRQAGQLDFHYIIKQLGDLAPSKPDQPILERLKELLED; from the coding sequence ATGGACGATTTGATTACTGCCGCCCGGGAAGTACAGGATTCCCTCGAGCAAGCGGGACTACCTTTCTGCTTCATCGGTGGATTGGCAAACTTGCATTGGGGGGAGCCTCGACTTACCCAAGACATTGATGTGACCGTCCTGGCAGATTTGGGTAATGAAGAAAAGGTGGTGGATGAATTGCTATCCCTGATTTCACCTCGATTTTCGGATGCCCGGGACTTTGCCTTACAGAGTCGCGTGCTTCTGCTTCAGACACAAAGTGGAATTCCCGTTGACCTGGCACTAGGAGCGATGTCCTTCGAGGAAGCCGTTACTTCCAGGGCGAAGGATATTTCTTTTGCCGGTTACTCATTGAGAATTTGTTCAGCGGAAGATCTGGTAGTGCTGAAGGCCTTCGCCAATCGACCCCGGGATTGGAGCGATATTGAAGGAATTCTGTTTAGACAAGCGGGACAGCTGGATTTTCATTATATAATAAAACAGTTAGGAGACCTTGCGCCGTCAAAACCAGATCAGCCAATATTGGAAAGGCTCAAGGAATTACTGGAGGATTGA
- a CDS encoding cyclic nucleotide-binding domain-containing protein gives METLKTILSEQTVFKDLKPEFLHWLCNCAGEEAFEAGKFIFKGGESAENFYLIKSGKVVVQVYAPPKGALNIMTLENYDILGWSWLYSPYTYNFDAKAVTGTQAFVFDAVKVRNKCSENYEFGYHFMNCFSQIMLRRLVATRLQLLDIFGPDTASSKL, from the coding sequence ATGGAAACTTTGAAAACCATCTTGTCAGAACAAACCGTGTTCAAAGACCTTAAACCCGAATTCCTCCACTGGTTATGTAACTGCGCAGGTGAGGAGGCATTTGAAGCTGGCAAGTTTATTTTTAAAGGCGGTGAGTCAGCTGAAAATTTTTATCTCATTAAATCGGGTAAAGTTGTCGTACAGGTCTATGCACCTCCAAAAGGTGCTCTTAATATTATGACTCTGGAAAATTATGACATCCTGGGATGGTCATGGCTTTACTCACCCTACACCTATAATTTCGACGCAAAGGCGGTTACCGGTACTCAGGCTTTTGTATTCGATGCCGTCAAAGTCCGAAACAAATGCAGTGAGAATTATGAATTTGGATACCATTTCATGAATTGTTTCAGTCAAATCATGTTAAGACGCCTGGTTGCTACGAGACTGCAACTTCTGGATATTTTTGGACCCGATACTGCAAGCTCGAAATTATAG
- a CDS encoding 4Fe-4S dicluster domain-containing protein, producing MISQSPLPGSKVVIDAGGLAEVLKNLTGYGYTLIGPKVEDSAIVYSEIQSLEELPQGWMDEQGPGFYRIKKTDDRHYFNYTVGPTSWKKYLHAPQQRLWQAERQGTSFRVIPEKASDTSYAFIGVRPCEIKAIEIQDRVFRGDHYTDPHYDQARRKSFIFAVNCGRANSTCFCTSMDSGPRAKNGFDLALTEFFMDDRHLFLIEVGSDKGSMILEGIAPEEADAQVLATCQKQTEETAAQITRRLNTDGLREALVDNPEHPRWAEVADRCLSCANCTMACPTCFCTTVEDTSDLTGDHAERWQRWDSCFTMDFSYIAGGNIRSSTKSRYRQWLTHKLSTWYNQFGSSGCVGCGRCITWCPVGIDITEEAAAIQTNPLSHEPIE from the coding sequence ATGATTTCACAATCTCCATTACCAGGAAGCAAAGTAGTCATAGATGCTGGAGGATTGGCGGAAGTTCTAAAAAACTTAACAGGTTATGGCTATACACTGATTGGACCGAAAGTTGAAGATTCGGCTATTGTTTATAGCGAGATCCAATCCCTGGAGGAGCTCCCTCAGGGTTGGATGGACGAACAGGGTCCCGGATTCTACCGGATTAAAAAAACAGACGATCGACATTACTTTAACTATACTGTCGGACCCACATCATGGAAAAAATATCTCCATGCACCCCAGCAACGCCTTTGGCAGGCAGAGAGACAGGGAACCAGTTTTCGAGTGATTCCCGAAAAAGCATCTGATACTTCTTACGCTTTCATTGGTGTCCGGCCCTGCGAAATTAAGGCGATTGAAATCCAGGACCGTGTCTTCAGAGGCGATCATTATACCGATCCTCATTACGATCAAGCGCGTCGCAAGTCCTTCATTTTCGCTGTCAATTGCGGCAGGGCCAACAGCACCTGTTTCTGCACCTCTATGGATTCCGGCCCTCGGGCAAAGAATGGTTTCGACTTGGCCTTAACTGAATTTTTCATGGATGACCGGCATCTATTTCTTATAGAAGTTGGCTCAGACAAAGGCAGCATGATCCTCGAAGGTATTGCGCCCGAGGAAGCAGATGCCCAAGTGCTTGCAACATGCCAAAAACAGACCGAAGAAACCGCGGCTCAAATAACTCGGCGGTTAAACACGGATGGTTTGCGGGAAGCTCTCGTCGATAATCCAGAGCACCCGCGATGGGCGGAGGTGGCAGATCGCTGTCTTTCCTGCGCCAATTGCACAATGGCATGCCCCACTTGCTTTTGCACCACTGTGGAGGATACTTCCGATCTGACGGGTGATCATGCTGAACGCTGGCAGCGATGGGATTCCTGTTTCACCATGGACTTTTCCTATATCGCGGGAGGCAACATCCGCAGCTCAACTAAATCCAGGTACCGTCAATGGCTGACTCATAAGTTATCTACCTGGTATAATCAATTTGGCTCCAGCGGCTGCGTCGGTTGCGGACGATGTATCACCTGGTGCCCGGTCGGCATTGATATCACCGAGGAGGCAGCCGCGATTCAGACCAATCCTTTATCTCATGAACCAATCGAATAG
- a CDS encoding amidohydrolase, whose amino-acid sequence MNYASKVRQVDITGLEQPVMHACGHDVHITSLVGTARQLQNRRDQWSGTLVLIVQPAEERIAGAAAMIKDGLYTRFPKPEYALAFHVSADRPTGKIEVKQDLVYSSSDSVDIVVHGVGAHGAAPHRGIDPVLIASQIVVTLQSVVSRTINPLQPGVITVGAIHGGTKHNIIGNKVEMQLTVRSNDHEIRTQLLDGIDRVAEGVARSLGVPEELLPEVIRSTMESTPPTINNEPTAQLIQETFATHFGNDQLIALPPEGMGAEDFAHFVDPKHGVKGVYFLVGGTPEDEIKKAPSHHSPFFKIEPEPSIKVGTEAMVVAAMTLMKKQ is encoded by the coding sequence TTGAATTACGCATCGAAAGTCCGGCAAGTGGATATAACAGGACTTGAACAACCCGTTATGCATGCCTGCGGCCATGACGTACACATCACTTCATTGGTCGGTACCGCACGGCAATTGCAAAACAGACGCGATCAGTGGTCGGGCACTCTGGTGTTGATTGTGCAACCTGCTGAGGAACGGATAGCTGGTGCAGCGGCAATGATAAAAGATGGCCTCTATACCCGTTTCCCAAAGCCAGAGTACGCCTTGGCATTCCATGTCAGCGCCGATCGACCGACCGGAAAAATTGAAGTAAAACAGGACCTGGTCTACTCCAGTTCAGATTCGGTCGATATTGTGGTTCATGGCGTCGGTGCGCACGGCGCCGCACCCCATAGGGGCATTGATCCGGTTTTGATAGCGTCCCAGATTGTTGTCACACTCCAATCCGTGGTTAGCCGAACCATCAATCCGCTTCAACCCGGAGTCATCACCGTCGGAGCCATTCACGGTGGAACGAAACACAATATCATCGGCAACAAGGTGGAGATGCAGTTAACGGTACGCTCCAACGACCACGAAATCCGGACCCAATTATTAGATGGTATCGACCGGGTAGCCGAAGGAGTGGCGCGCTCACTCGGAGTTCCAGAAGAGCTCTTGCCAGAAGTGATCCGCTCCACCATGGAATCGACTCCTCCCACCATCAACAATGAGCCCACCGCTCAACTCATCCAGGAAACGTTCGCTACTCACTTTGGTAATGATCAGCTGATTGCACTTCCCCCCGAAGGCATGGGCGCGGAGGACTTTGCCCACTTCGTGGACCCGAAACACGGCGTTAAAGGTGTGTATTTCCTCGTGGGCGGTACGCCTGAGGATGAAATCAAAAAAGCCCCTTCCCATCATTCACCTTTCTTCAAGATCGAGCCCGAACCCTCTATCAAAGTCGGCACCGAAGCTATGGTAGTGGCTGCCATGACATTGATGAAGAAACAATAG
- the ppdK gene encoding pyruvate, phosphate dikinase yields the protein MKAKNVLQSNVQASTHRWVYNLDEFERVNSKALKEGTTTAAILGGKGSCLAEMTSLNLPIPVGLIVTTEACNRYLQADQSLDNEVWNQILAGLADLEKETGKKLGDPTKPLLVSCRSGAKLSMPGMMDTVLNLGMNSQVVKALSNSGENSSFAHDLYRRLIQMFSSVVMGIDDDAFEEVLAEKRAQAGVSFDFDLTSEQWVEICETFEGLYLKETGSTFPQDPKEQIRLATEAVFKSWNGKRAIDYRNASGIPHDWGTAVNIMTMVFGNRDSQSATGVCFTRNPDTGENELYGDFLVNAQGEDVVSGTRNTLPIKQLEAFFPEVYQQFYDICHQLEDHFQDMQDIEFTIEQGKLWILQTRNGKRTARAAIKIAVDQVEEKLISKKDALLRVSPNQVDTILHPNFDVAAKQEAVDSGRAFTKGVNASPGAAVGAAVFDADKAEEWGKAGKAVIMVRPFTKPDDIHGMLACKGILTAEGGATSHAAVVARQFGVPCVVGASSLEIDLEKKQMRSNDLLIEEGETISIDGSTGECFLGDIPSIEESIENQVDLKKLLHWADAEKKLRVWANADNPKDAKRAIDLGAEGIGLCRTEHMFFHEDRLPIFQKMILSKDEAEKDECLARLLEFQRSDFIGLFKVMEGRPIIIRLIDPPLHEFIPEKDDLLIEVHDLKHSKDQPRLAEKEALLKTIEAMHESNPMMGLRGVRLSIILEKIVTMQVRAIFEAACEVASLNIPVNPEIMIPLVSHPNELKTVQPQLERVADEVMQKMGVQIKYQFGSMIELPRACVVADEIAQIAQFFSFGTNDLTQMTFGLSRDDAESSFLLKYLERGILSRNPFKTLDINGVGKLIIEAVKLGRKINPEIQIGVCGEHGGDPESIKFFDKVGLNYVSCSPLRIPVARLAAAQAALSHA from the coding sequence ATGAAGGCAAAAAATGTCCTGCAGTCTAATGTTCAAGCTTCAACCCATAGATGGGTTTACAACCTAGATGAGTTCGAGAGGGTAAACAGTAAGGCGTTAAAGGAAGGAACAACGACAGCGGCTATTCTAGGTGGAAAAGGAAGCTGTCTAGCTGAAATGACCTCTCTGAATTTACCTATTCCCGTCGGCCTGATTGTTACAACCGAGGCCTGCAATCGATACCTACAAGCAGATCAAAGTCTGGATAATGAAGTATGGAATCAGATCCTTGCAGGCCTGGCCGATCTGGAAAAGGAAACAGGCAAAAAACTGGGCGATCCGACAAAGCCATTGCTTGTTTCCTGTCGGTCCGGCGCAAAACTATCCATGCCGGGCATGATGGATACAGTCCTGAATCTGGGAATGAATAGCCAGGTAGTGAAAGCGCTATCAAACTCTGGAGAAAACAGCTCCTTCGCTCATGACCTCTATCGGAGGCTCATTCAGATGTTTTCCAGTGTTGTTATGGGGATTGATGACGACGCCTTTGAAGAAGTTCTTGCAGAAAAACGCGCACAAGCTGGAGTAAGCTTCGATTTTGATTTAACCAGCGAACAATGGGTTGAAATCTGCGAAACGTTTGAAGGATTGTATTTAAAAGAAACCGGCAGCACCTTTCCTCAAGACCCCAAAGAACAAATTCGTCTGGCTACAGAAGCCGTTTTCAAAAGCTGGAATGGAAAGCGGGCGATCGACTACCGAAATGCTTCCGGAATTCCGCACGATTGGGGAACTGCCGTAAATATTATGACCATGGTGTTTGGTAACCGGGATTCTCAATCTGCTACCGGGGTCTGTTTCACCCGCAATCCCGATACCGGGGAAAACGAGCTGTACGGTGACTTTCTTGTGAACGCCCAAGGTGAAGACGTGGTTTCGGGAACCCGGAATACTCTACCCATAAAGCAGCTGGAAGCATTCTTTCCGGAAGTGTATCAACAATTCTATGACATTTGCCACCAGCTCGAGGATCACTTTCAGGATATGCAGGATATTGAGTTTACCATTGAACAAGGGAAGTTATGGATTCTTCAAACCCGCAATGGCAAACGTACCGCTCGGGCAGCAATTAAAATTGCAGTAGATCAAGTCGAAGAGAAATTGATCAGCAAAAAGGATGCGCTTCTTCGCGTCTCGCCCAACCAGGTGGATACTATTCTGCACCCAAATTTTGATGTGGCAGCCAAGCAAGAGGCTGTTGATTCCGGACGAGCCTTTACCAAGGGAGTGAATGCCTCCCCTGGCGCGGCTGTCGGAGCCGCCGTCTTCGATGCCGATAAAGCAGAGGAATGGGGCAAAGCAGGGAAAGCGGTCATCATGGTCCGCCCATTCACCAAACCGGACGACATACACGGTATGTTGGCATGCAAGGGCATCCTTACCGCCGAAGGTGGCGCAACCAGTCATGCCGCAGTTGTGGCCCGTCAATTTGGAGTACCCTGTGTCGTGGGCGCCAGTAGTCTGGAGATTGACTTGGAAAAAAAGCAGATGAGATCAAACGACCTGCTTATAGAAGAAGGCGAGACGATCTCCATTGATGGATCTACGGGCGAATGCTTCCTCGGTGACATCCCGTCCATTGAAGAATCCATTGAGAACCAGGTAGACCTAAAAAAACTGCTGCATTGGGCGGATGCTGAAAAAAAGCTTCGGGTATGGGCGAACGCCGATAACCCCAAAGATGCTAAACGAGCTATCGATCTGGGCGCAGAGGGAATTGGACTTTGCCGAACAGAACACATGTTTTTCCATGAGGATCGTCTGCCGATCTTCCAAAAAATGATTCTCTCCAAAGACGAAGCTGAAAAAGATGAATGCCTCGCCAGATTGCTTGAGTTTCAGAGAAGTGATTTCATTGGCCTGTTTAAAGTCATGGAAGGAAGGCCTATCATTATCCGACTCATCGATCCTCCATTGCATGAATTTATACCGGAAAAAGACGATCTGCTAATTGAGGTTCACGATCTCAAACATTCGAAGGACCAACCCCGGTTGGCAGAGAAAGAAGCATTGCTAAAAACGATCGAGGCCATGCATGAAAGTAATCCCATGATGGGACTTCGTGGTGTTCGGCTCAGCATTATTCTGGAAAAGATTGTAACCATGCAGGTAAGGGCCATCTTTGAAGCTGCCTGCGAAGTGGCGTCCCTAAACATTCCGGTCAACCCCGAGATTATGATCCCGTTAGTTAGTCACCCTAACGAATTGAAAACCGTGCAACCCCAATTGGAGAGAGTTGCCGACGAGGTCATGCAGAAAATGGGCGTTCAGATTAAGTACCAGTTTGGCAGTATGATCGAGTTACCGAGGGCCTGTGTGGTGGCGGATGAAATTGCTCAAATTGCCCAGTTTTTTTCATTCGGTACCAATGATCTTACACAAATGACGTTTGGGCTTTCCCGCGATGATGCCGAATCAAGCTTCTTGCTCAAGTACCTGGAGCGAGGAATACTGAGCCGCAATCCGTTTAAAACTCTGGATATAAATGGAGTAGGAAAACTGATTATCGAAGCAGTTAAACTCGGACGAAAGATCAATCCAGAGATACAAATTGGCGTCTGTGGAGAACATGGCGGGGATCCAGAATCGATAAAATTCTTTGATAAAGTTGGCCTCAACTATGTAAGTTGCTCACCTTTGAGAATACCGGTCGCCCGGTTGGCAGCTGCACAGGCTGCTCTTTCACACGCATGA
- a CDS encoding DUF1697 domain-containing protein produces MSKFIALLRGINVSGKNKIRMVELKALFETLGYEEVTTYLQSGNVVFNAKKKPNSSQIEKTIFDQLGPTVPVLILSQSQLDQVFSNNPFLTKGSTDPAHCYVTFLWEARSEKETQAIASPANETGSFECRDALVYVICPDGYGKTKINNQFFEKKLKVIATTRNWKTVTTLLTLVNEG; encoded by the coding sequence ATGTCCAAATTTATAGCATTATTGCGGGGCATCAATGTAAGCGGTAAAAATAAAATCCGCATGGTTGAGCTCAAGGCTCTCTTCGAAACATTGGGTTACGAAGAAGTCACCACCTATCTTCAAAGCGGTAACGTCGTTTTTAACGCAAAAAAGAAACCCAATTCCTCACAGATTGAAAAGACTATCTTCGATCAACTCGGACCAACCGTTCCCGTTTTGATCCTGTCTCAGTCACAGTTAGATCAAGTATTTTCAAACAACCCTTTTCTGACCAAGGGTTCGACTGATCCGGCACATTGCTACGTGACTTTTTTATGGGAAGCTCGATCGGAAAAAGAGACCCAAGCAATCGCATCACCCGCCAATGAAACAGGTTCTTTTGAATGCAGAGACGCGCTCGTTTATGTGATCTGCCCCGATGGATATGGAAAGACCAAGATCAATAACCAGTTTTTCGAAAAGAAACTCAAGGTGATCGCTACAACACGAAACTGGAAAACGGTCACCACCTTGTTAACTTTAGTAAACGAGGGCTAG
- a CDS encoding Nramp family divalent metal transporter, with product MPDSKLRNAPTSIIGTLKELGPGLIIAGGIVGSGELIATTATGAEAGFWLLWIIIVGCVIKVFVQLEIGRYVILTGKTTLQGINGLPGLKIKGAHWIAWFWLAMFITSTAQQGGIVAGVGQALSISVPLTETGAAFNEAAEEQVLAKLALASGEISAEETRAIATKLPDAGYDIYIWAILVTLLTSAILFWGRYGAIETVVTSFVAFFTLITLINLVLLQMNPEWAVSWESLKQGMSFRLPPFTEGINPIVTALATFGIIGVGAGELVYYPYWCLEKGYASFIGKREDTDAWNHRARGWLRVMKWDAWLSLIVYTSSTVVFYILGAAVLHRANLHPQGMEMIRTLAAMYEPVFGSWAVGLFLVGAIAVLYSTFFVVGASKARVFADAMVIFGWRESTPEKNHTWVRWLCLAFPIIGFLFFWLYPKPKELVLLAGTMQAFLLPMLAFSAIYFRYKFAIPALRPTKIYDLFLWISAIGMLIAGLWLAWSKLAPAFS from the coding sequence ATGCCCGATTCCAAACTTCGCAACGCCCCGACCAGCATCATTGGAACTCTCAAAGAACTGGGGCCGGGACTTATTATCGCCGGCGGGATTGTTGGTTCGGGTGAACTGATCGCTACGACAGCAACCGGTGCCGAAGCAGGTTTCTGGCTTCTCTGGATCATAATCGTCGGTTGCGTGATCAAGGTGTTTGTCCAACTGGAAATTGGTCGTTACGTAATACTGACTGGGAAAACAACGCTACAGGGGATCAATGGACTTCCAGGCCTGAAGATCAAAGGGGCTCATTGGATAGCCTGGTTTTGGTTGGCGATGTTTATCACAAGCACAGCCCAACAAGGAGGCATCGTTGCCGGGGTTGGACAAGCGTTGAGCATCAGCGTACCTTTGACTGAAACAGGAGCCGCGTTTAATGAGGCAGCAGAAGAACAAGTTCTGGCAAAACTTGCATTAGCGTCAGGCGAAATTTCCGCGGAAGAAACTAGGGCCATAGCAACAAAATTACCAGACGCAGGCTATGACATTTATATTTGGGCGATCCTGGTAACTTTGCTCACTTCTGCCATCCTGTTCTGGGGTCGTTATGGAGCTATTGAAACCGTTGTAACCTCCTTTGTCGCCTTCTTCACACTAATCACCCTTATCAATCTTGTCCTGCTGCAAATGAACCCCGAATGGGCGGTAAGTTGGGAGAGCCTTAAACAAGGAATGTCCTTCCGACTTCCTCCTTTTACCGAAGGTATTAATCCTATAGTAACCGCCCTGGCAACGTTCGGAATTATCGGTGTAGGTGCCGGTGAACTGGTTTATTACCCTTACTGGTGCTTGGAAAAAGGGTACGCCTCATTCATTGGTAAACGCGAAGACACAGATGCCTGGAACCATAGAGCCAGGGGTTGGTTGAGGGTGATGAAATGGGATGCCTGGCTTTCGCTGATCGTATACACTTCCTCTACCGTGGTATTTTACATCCTGGGAGCCGCAGTCCTACACCGGGCGAATTTGCATCCTCAAGGAATGGAAATGATTCGAACCCTTGCTGCTATGTATGAACCGGTTTTTGGATCCTGGGCAGTTGGACTATTTCTGGTAGGTGCTATTGCGGTTCTCTACTCCACCTTCTTTGTTGTAGGAGCAAGCAAGGCCAGAGTCTTCGCCGATGCGATGGTCATTTTTGGTTGGCGAGAATCCACTCCTGAAAAGAACCACACGTGGGTAAGGTGGCTTTGCCTGGCTTTTCCCATCATAGGCTTCCTCTTTTTCTGGCTCTATCCAAAGCCGAAAGAGTTAGTGCTTCTTGCCGGAACCATGCAGGCGTTTCTACTTCCCATGCTGGCGTTTTCCGCCATTTATTTCCGCTACAAATTTGCAATCCCTGCTCTCCGGCCGACCAAGATCTATGACCTATTTCTTTGGATATCCGCCATCGGTATGCTAATAGCAGGTTTATGGTTGGCCTGGTCAAAACTGGCACCTGCCTTTTCCTAA